The DNA segment TTTACAAGCTCATGTAATCGGTCAAGATAAAGCAGTAGAAGCTGTATCTAAAGCAATCCGTCGTAACCGTGCTGGCTTTGACGAAGGTAACCGTCCAATCGGTAGCTTCTTATTCGTAGGTCCTACTGGTGTTGGTAAAACAGAATTGGCTAAGCAATTAGCACTTGATATGTTCGGTAACAAAGATGCTATCATCCGCTTGGATATGTCCGAATACAGTGATCGCACAGCCGTTTCTAAATTGATTGGTGCTACAGCTGGTTATGTTGGTTACGAAGATAACTCCAACACATTGACTGAACGTGTTCGTCGTAATCCTTACTCCATCGTATTGTTCGACGAAATCGAAAAAGCAGATCCTCAAGTTATTACATTGCTTCTTCAAGTGTTAGATGATGGTCGCTTAACAGACGGTCAAGGTAACACCGTAAACTTCAAAAATACTGTTATCATTGCTACATCTAATGCAGGCTTTGGTTATGGTCAAGACAAGGACGATGAAAACAAAGTAGATGTAATGGATCGTATCGCTCCATTCTTCCGTCCAGAATTCTTAAACCGTTTTAATGCAGTTATCGAATTCAATCAATTGAAAAAAGAAGATTTGAAACAAATCGTAGATTTAATGCTTGATCAAGTTAATAAAACTTTAGCTAAAAAAGAAATTACTCTTGATGTAACTGAAGCAGCTAAAGAATTGTTGATGGAACAAGGTTACGATAAAACTATGGGCGCTCGTCCATTACGTCGTGTTATCGAATCTGAAATCCGCGATAATGTAACTGACTTCTACTTGGATCACATCGATGCAAAACACTTGCTTGCTGATGTTGTAGATGGTCACATTGTAATTAGCGACAAAGATGCTGCTAATACATCTGATGATACATCTGCAGATGATAAAGCTGCAGACGACGGCAAACAAGATGATGATGCTGCATCCAAGGATAATAAATAATCGATAGGCTATCGACACTAACTAATGAATCCCTTACAACTCTCTCCATATATAAACTAATGATAGACCTATTGATACTGAGAGCACCCCACATAACGTGGGGTGCTTTTTTGTGTCTTAATATGCATTTTAACATGTGTATTAATAAAGAAATTTTGTATACATGATAAAAATCATTGCTAATATATCGATTTATTTAGTATAATCATATCTATAAATTCAATATTCTATAGAATTTAAAAAAGAGATGAAGAAAGGGAGGAGATTATTGATGTCACATTATGTAGATCTAAATAGTGATTTAGGTGAAAGTTTTGGCAACTACACATTAGGCATGGATGGTGAAGTGTTAAATCACGTCACAAGTGCTAATGTTGCCTGTGGATGGCATGCTGGGGATCCTCTCATTATGGATGCTACAGTTCGCATGTGCAAGGAAAAGGGCGTAGCCGTAGGGGCTCATCCTGGGTATCCTGATTTAATGGGCTTTGGTCGTCGAGCAATGGCAGTCAATCCTGCAGAGGCTAAAGCATATATGATATATCAAGTTGGTGCATTACAAGCCTTCTGTGATAGTTATGGTGTTACATTACAACATATGAAATTACACGGTGCTTTTTATAATACGGCCTGTGTAACTCCTAAATTGGCAGATGCTGTATTAGATGGCTTACAAGCGATAAACCCTAATATTGCAGCTATGGTGTTGAGCGGTAGCTATATTGCAAAAGAAGCAGAGCGTCGAGGCATTCCTGTAATTCAGGAGGTATTTGCTGATCGTGGTTATACTGATGAAGGTACATTGGTGCCTCGTACAGAACCTGGGGCTTTTATAAAAGATCCTCAAGAGGCTCTTGAACGAGTACTTATGATGGTTACAGAAGGCAAGGTTGTAACAAATACAGGTAACACTATCGACATTGTAGCTGATTCCGTATGCGTACACGGCGATAACCCAGAAGCGATAGCTTTCACAAATTACATCCGTGAAGGCCTTACAAAAGCGGGCGTTATAGTAGCTAATTTTCAGAACCGTAAATAGTAAAATAGCGATTAGAAAATAAGTGATACATAGAAAATACATAGCAAATACGTAATAAATAGTAAGTACATAATAGATAGTTAATAAGTAAATTATTGTGTGGAGGTTCTTATGAAACCAATTGCAGGTAAAGCGAGCTTATCTGTCCTCTTAGGGGCAGCTTTCTTGATGGCCACGTCCTCTATTGGGCCAGGCTTTATGTTACAAACGGCGGCATTTACAAATGACTTAAAAGCAGATTTTGCATTTGCCATCATTGTGTCTGTTATTTTTTCAATTATTGCACAGCTTAATGTGTGGACAATCATTGGCGTATCTAAAATGCGCGGTCAAGATATTGCCAATAAAGTATTGCCAGGTCTTGGCTACTTCGTAGCATTCTTAATTTCCCTTGGCGGTCTTGCTTTCAATATTGGTAATATTGGGGGCGCGTCTATGGGCCTAAATATTGTATTTGGTATTGATACAACGACTGCAGCGGGTATCAGTGGTATCTTGGGTATTCTATTGTTCGCATCTCCAAAAATGGGTGGTGTACTAGACAACACAGCTAAAATTCTTGGCACTGTTATGTTAGTATTGATTGGCTATGTAGCATTCTCTACAAATCCACCTGTGGCTGAAGCGGTTACTCATGCGGTGGCACCAACGCATTATCCATGGCTTGCTACCATAACTCTTATCGGTGGTACTGTAGGCGGTTATATTACATTTTCTGGTGGTCATCGTCTTATCGATGCTGGTATTACTGGTCAAGAGCACTTGAAAGATGTGCGCCGAGCAGCATTCATGGGTATGTCTGTAGATGCGGTAGTTCGTATATTACTATTCTTAGCGGTTCTTGGTGTTGTATCCATGGGCTTTGCGTTAGATCCTAAAGATCCAGCTGGTTCTGCATTCCTTTTAGGGGCTGGCGAAATCGGTCATAAATTATTCGGTATCGTATTCTTCTGTGCGGCCTTAACATCTGTAGTAGGTGCAGCGTATACATCTGTATCCTTCTTAAAAACATTGTTCAAAGTAGTAGAAAGAAATGAAAAATTGACTATTATGACATTTATCTTCGTTTCTACATGTATTTTGATCTTCATTGGTAAACCAGCATCCTTGTTGATTTTGGCTGGCTCCGTAAACGGCTTAATCTTGCCGATTACATTGGCAGTAATGCTCTTTGCTACTCATAAATCTGCAATCGTAGGAGACTACAAACATAATAAACTGTTATACTATACAGGATGGATTGTAGTACTTGTAACAGCTTATATCGGCGTTACATCCTTACAAGGCATTGCTAAATTACTTGGTTAATTTGATAATTATGAAAGTACCATTATTTTCGTTTGAAGGTAATGGTTCTTTCTGGTTTTAGGAAGGAGATACCTATGAAACCTATAATTTCACCTGTAGGGGATTGCGCTATCTCTATTGATTTTGGTCAAGTCATCGATCCAAAGATTAATCGACATATTCGTCAAACGATAGAGCGAATTCAAGAGCTAAATCTAGAGGGGATTATTGAATTAGTACCTACCTATTGTGCATTGCTTTTGCAATATGATGCTATGCTATACTCCTATGAAGAATTGTGTAACATCATTGAGCCTACATTGGAGCAGACTATAACAGATAATGCTAATGAACTTGTTACCGTCGTGGAAATTCCTACCGTGTACGGTGGTGAGTTTGGTCCAGACCTTGGTTTTGTAGCCTCTCATAATAATCTAACTGAAGATGAGGTTGTAGCCATTCATAGTGGTACAGATTACTTGGTATATATGCTTGGCTTCATTCCTGGGTTTACCTATTTGGGCGGCATGGATCCATGCATTGCAACGCCTCGTTTGTCCTCACCAAGAACATTGATACCTGCAGGTTCTGTAGGCATTGCAGGGGAACAAACTGGCACGTATCCATCCGACTCTCCAGGGGGCTGGCAAATCATTGGCCGTACACCGGTAACCATGTATGACATGTCCAAGAAACAAGCGGCGCTATTGAGTGCTGGCGACTATGTGCGCTATGTGCCGATAGATGAAGCGGAATATAATCGTATTAACGCATTGGGGGCGGACTATGCGCCATCCATGTATGAAGTAGAGGTAGGTGAGTTGCGTGGCTATTAATGAGTTTAATAAATTATCTATCTACGTAAATGCACCTGGCATGTACACTACCATTCAAGATAAAGGTCGCGTTGGGTTCCAACAATATGGTATGCCTGTAGCAGGTCCTATGGATAGTGAAAGCTATCTCTTGGGGCAAGCGCTGGTAGGTAATGTAGAAACGGTAGGTGCCTTAGAGTGCACATTACTGCCGCCTACACTCACCGTGAAAGGCACATGTATCGTTGCTTTCACAGGGGCCGACATGGAACCAACCATCAATAGTGTACGAGTACCGAGATA comes from the Veillonella dispar genome and includes:
- a CDS encoding NRAMP family divalent metal transporter; protein product: MKPIAGKASLSVLLGAAFLMATSSIGPGFMLQTAAFTNDLKADFAFAIIVSVIFSIIAQLNVWTIIGVSKMRGQDIANKVLPGLGYFVAFLISLGGLAFNIGNIGGASMGLNIVFGIDTTTAAGISGILGILLFASPKMGGVLDNTAKILGTVMLVLIGYVAFSTNPPVAEAVTHAVAPTHYPWLATITLIGGTVGGYITFSGGHRLIDAGITGQEHLKDVRRAAFMGMSVDAVVRILLFLAVLGVVSMGFALDPKDPAGSAFLLGAGEIGHKLFGIVFFCAALTSVVGAAYTSVSFLKTLFKVVERNEKLTIMTFIFVSTCILIFIGKPASLLILAGSVNGLILPITLAVMLFATHKSAIVGDYKHNKLLYYTGWIVVLVTAYIGVTSLQGIAKLLG
- a CDS encoding LamB/YcsF family protein is translated as MSHYVDLNSDLGESFGNYTLGMDGEVLNHVTSANVACGWHAGDPLIMDATVRMCKEKGVAVGAHPGYPDLMGFGRRAMAVNPAEAKAYMIYQVGALQAFCDSYGVTLQHMKLHGAFYNTACVTPKLADAVLDGLQAINPNIAAMVLSGSYIAKEAERRGIPVIQEVFADRGYTDEGTLVPRTEPGAFIKDPQEALERVLMMVTEGKVVTNTGNTIDIVADSVCVHGDNPEAIAFTNYIREGLTKAGVIVANFQNRK
- the pxpB gene encoding 5-oxoprolinase subunit PxpB; translated protein: MKPIISPVGDCAISIDFGQVIDPKINRHIRQTIERIQELNLEGIIELVPTYCALLLQYDAMLYSYEELCNIIEPTLEQTITDNANELVTVVEIPTVYGGEFGPDLGFVASHNNLTEDEVVAIHSGTDYLVYMLGFIPGFTYLGGMDPCIATPRLSSPRTLIPAGSVGIAGEQTGTYPSDSPGGWQIIGRTPVTMYDMSKKQAALLSAGDYVRYVPIDEAEYNRINALGADYAPSMYEVEVGELRGY